In one Methanolacinia paynteri genomic region, the following are encoded:
- a CDS encoding sugar phosphate isomerase/epimerase family protein, with the protein MSHDIYFSSSAKVWSAVEWVYGIEETGYDGWEISAEGNYRLDNKESFDSIVATLETTGLKATVHAPFSDLNLASLNYPIYKESIRQLCECIRHASELTDFVTVHPGYMSPEARLVPDKVWSLHKEALGEIGKFAEDYGVRVGLENMPAIPGFLCMCPDELFGMIDGIENVFATVDIGHANTTKELRSFLARIGEASHLHLHDNNGVHDDHAPLGRGNIDWDMVFSKLNGNYRGIYVVEGRSIDEAAVSLKFIRGYDL; encoded by the coding sequence ATGTCTCATGATATATACTTCTCATCCTCGGCAAAGGTCTGGTCGGCGGTAGAATGGGTCTACGGAATAGAGGAGACAGGCTACGACGGCTGGGAGATCTCTGCCGAGGGAAACTACAGGCTCGACAACAAGGAGTCCTTCGATTCGATCGTCGCGACTCTTGAGACTACGGGACTGAAGGCGACCGTTCATGCACCGTTCTCCGACTTAAACCTCGCCTCCCTGAACTATCCTATATACAAGGAATCGATAAGGCAGCTCTGCGAATGCATACGCCATGCCTCCGAATTAACCGACTTCGTGACTGTTCATCCCGGTTATATGTCCCCCGAGGCAAGGCTGGTCCCGGACAAGGTCTGGTCGCTGCATAAGGAAGCCCTGGGAGAGATCGGGAAGTTCGCTGAAGATTACGGTGTGAGGGTAGGGCTTGAGAACATGCCTGCAATTCCCGGTTTTCTCTGCATGTGCCCGGACGAACTCTTCGGGATGATCGACGGGATCGAAAACGTGTTTGCAACCGTGGACATCGGTCATGCGAATACGACAAAGGAGCTCCGGTCCTTCCTGGCACGGATAGGTGAAGCGTCCCATCTTCATCTTCATGACAACAACGGGGTGCACGACGATCACGCACCGCTCGGCAGGGGCAATATCGACTGGGACATGGTCTTTTCAAAACTCAACGGGAACTACCGGGGAATTTATGTCGTCGAAGGAAGAAGCATAGATGAAGCCGCCGTCAGCCTGAAATTTATCAGGGGGTATGATCTATAG
- a CDS encoding AAA family ATPase yields MLVIGVVGYPGSGKGEFSAIAREMGIPIVVMGDVIRRELENAGLKQTDKNMGEMSKCLRQGMGMDALAQLSIPLIEEQKSKVVLVDGIRGDAEVDTFAEKFKDFRLIAVEASFETRLGRLMERGRSDDILDADGLLSRDNRENGWGLDNAMDMADCVITNEGTMEEFGEKARDLIKKLEMRKDVS; encoded by the coding sequence ATGCTTGTTATTGGCGTAGTAGGATATCCCGGCAGCGGGAAAGGCGAGTTTTCGGCAATCGCCAGGGAGATGGGAATCCCGATAGTCGTTATGGGGGATGTCATCAGGAGAGAGCTTGAAAATGCCGGCCTGAAGCAGACGGACAAGAATATGGGCGAGATGTCGAAATGCCTGAGGCAGGGCATGGGGATGGACGCACTCGCCCAACTTAGTATTCCCCTTATAGAAGAGCAGAAGTCGAAGGTCGTCCTGGTGGACGGCATAAGGGGCGATGCTGAGGTCGATACGTTTGCTGAGAAGTTTAAGGACTTCAGGCTCATAGCGGTCGAGGCGTCATTCGAGACACGGCTCGGAAGGCTGATGGAGAGGGGACGGTCCGACGATATACTGGATGCGGACGGCCTTTTGTCCCGCGACAATCGCGAGAACGGCTGGGGTCTTGACAACGCCATGGATATGGCCGATTGCGTCATCACAAACGAGGGAACGATGGAAGAGTTCGGGGAAAAGGCAAGGGACCTGATAAAAAAGCTGGAGATGCGAAAAGATGTCTCATGA
- a CDS encoding anaerobic ribonucleoside-triphosphate reductase activating protein, producing MKINFGGFVPLSTVDWRGRAVCTVFFRGCPVRCYYCHNREIQTGEELREIDEIEDMIRQSRLAISGVIFSGGEATMQKEALMELARRCRKMNLAVGVQTNGVFPDTLKEMIDEGLLDLVHLDIKTRWEHYPRMLKVGDETVSNIKRSLEICKKAHADGTLPEFQVVVTLFPGREEDVDVIAREANGAELVLQQGVWGSIPPLKFEDLKKIADKIKREVRIRTREDGEVIYDRNRITIAGSMVLTDINQARRK from the coding sequence TTGAAGATAAATTTTGGCGGTTTTGTTCCATTGAGTACGGTCGACTGGCGTGGAAGAGCCGTATGCACCGTTTTTTTCAGGGGCTGCCCGGTAAGATGCTACTACTGCCATAACCGTGAGATCCAGACGGGCGAAGAACTCCGCGAAATAGATGAAATAGAGGATATGATCCGGCAGTCGCGTCTTGCCATATCGGGAGTGATCTTCTCCGGCGGAGAGGCGACGATGCAGAAAGAGGCGCTGATGGAGCTCGCCCGGAGATGCAGGAAGATGAACCTCGCGGTGGGCGTCCAGACGAACGGCGTCTTTCCCGATACTCTCAAAGAGATGATAGACGAGGGACTCCTCGATCTCGTTCACCTCGACATAAAGACGAGGTGGGAGCATTACCCGAGGATGCTGAAGGTGGGCGACGAGACCGTCTCGAATATAAAGAGATCTCTTGAGATCTGCAAAAAGGCGCATGCGGACGGAACTTTGCCCGAGTTCCAGGTCGTCGTTACGTTATTCCCCGGGAGAGAGGAGGATGTAGATGTCATAGCCCGCGAGGCGAACGGCGCCGAGCTCGTTCTCCAGCAGGGAGTATGGGGATCGATACCCCCGCTTAAGTTCGAGGACCTGAAGAAGATTGCAGATAAGATAAAGAGAGAAGTCCGTATAAGAACACGTGAGGACGGCGAAGTGATCTACGACCGGAACCGGATAACCATCGCCGGTTCGATGGTCCTTACCGATATAAACCAGGCACGGAGAAAATAG
- a CDS encoding type I 3-dehydroquinate dehydratase, with the protein MKPRLIISVSSEQDYINAKKYAPDLIEIRIDLLGEGEDKILEECRGNCDIPLIGTIRSLGEGGLFDGSADEWYEEIKPWIPVCDYIDLEMPYSGFSRGIRDCGKKAIPSVHLDYMPDDDELTSLERSMRNSGDIPKIIVTPEDHGDVIRLSEFTLKCAKPVITGVMGAKFRWARALCCLFGSYGVFCHAGSPASQGQYHIDEMREILSLLDVSDNTGIPE; encoded by the coding sequence ATGAAGCCCAGGTTGATAATATCCGTCTCGTCGGAACAGGATTATATAAATGCAAAAAAATATGCCCCGGACCTGATCGAGATACGGATCGATCTCCTGGGAGAAGGGGAGGACAAGATCCTGGAAGAGTGCAGGGGGAACTGCGATATTCCCCTGATAGGAACGATACGATCGCTTGGTGAGGGCGGACTCTTCGATGGCTCCGCCGACGAGTGGTACGAAGAGATCAAACCGTGGATTCCTGTCTGCGATTACATCGATCTCGAAATGCCGTATTCTGGATTTTCACGGGGCATCAGGGACTGCGGGAAGAAGGCGATCCCGTCCGTCCACCTGGATTACATGCCGGACGACGACGAACTTACCTCTTTAGAGAGGAGCATGAGGAACTCGGGAGACATCCCGAAGATCATCGTCACGCCGGAGGATCACGGGGACGTGATCAGGCTCTCCGAATTTACTCTCAAATGTGCCAAACCGGTTATAACCGGGGTGATGGGGGCCAAGTTCAGGTGGGCACGGGCCTTATGCTGCCTCTTCGGTTCGTACGGTGTCTTCTGCCATGCGGGGAGTCCGGCTTCACAGGGCCAGTACCATATAGACGAGATGAGAGAGATCCTCTCGCTTCTGGACGTCAGCGACAATACCGGGATACCGGAATAA
- a CDS encoding CDC48 family AAA ATPase, which yields MSDNNSYEVTIQEAAHEDAGRGIARLSIDVMQKLGLRSGDVIQISGKAKAAAIVWPGYSQDTGKAVIRIDGNTRSNLRTGIDERVRICRVDAKYADKITIQPTQQITLRGGEEYMARLLNGRPVIEGQIFRVNIMGNALSFAISKVKPSGVAIVGPQTSIEIKETPYVPEEGKKDVPDVHYEDIGGLGRELDQVREMIELPLRHPELFKKIGIQPPKGVLLYGPPGTGKTLIAKAVANEVDANFITLSGPEIMSKYYGESEGKLREVFEQAEENAPTIIFIDEIDSIAPKREETKGEVEQRIVAQLLALMDGLKGRGEVIVIAATNLPDNIDPALRRGGRFDREIEIGIPDRKGRLEIFQVHTRGVPLDLDEIVITTDESEELGKTFTELGEEEGKKYENEIKRRKFLEPFAARTHGFVGADISLLVKEAAMHALRRELKNIKSLDDIPPEIIEKIKVTIDDFEEALKHVEPSAMREVLVEVPNISWEDIGGLEDVKEELMEAVEWPLKYPDIFTKLKTSPPSGILLFGPPGTGKTLLAKAVANKSEVNFISVKGPELLSKWVGESEKGIRNIFRRARQAAPSIIFFDEIDALLPKRGSFEGSSHVTESVVSQILTELDGLEELKNVIVLGATNRPDLLDDALMRPGRLDRAIYVPPPDAEARKKIFEVYLKDSESVISKDIDLDELVKKTEGYVGADIEMLVREAKLASMRDFILKTAGMSDEERERALSNVMVTKDQIFEAMRKVRGTLDRTTIEEYDKKSWPILFHGDERDILEKAATLVKRASYGVLSEEIDRKSEELKRETYKPKKDLKKVKELSEELEKLMSEQQ from the coding sequence ATGTCAGATAATAATTCTTATGAAGTCACAATCCAGGAAGCGGCGCATGAAGATGCAGGCAGGGGAATCGCCAGGCTAAGCATCGATGTAATGCAGAAACTCGGCCTTAGAAGCGGGGATGTAATCCAGATCTCCGGGAAGGCCAAGGCAGCTGCTATAGTCTGGCCGGGATACAGCCAGGATACCGGAAAGGCAGTTATACGCATCGACGGAAACACGAGATCCAACCTGCGGACGGGAATCGACGAAAGAGTCAGGATCTGCAGGGTCGACGCGAAATATGCCGATAAAATAACGATACAGCCGACCCAGCAGATCACCCTGAGAGGCGGCGAGGAGTATATGGCAAGACTCCTGAACGGACGTCCGGTTATCGAAGGACAGATCTTCAGGGTAAATATCATGGGCAATGCCCTTAGTTTTGCAATATCGAAGGTGAAACCGTCGGGAGTGGCGATAGTCGGGCCCCAGACCTCGATCGAGATCAAAGAGACGCCTTACGTACCGGAAGAAGGGAAGAAGGATGTTCCCGACGTCCACTACGAGGATATCGGTGGTCTCGGGAGAGAGCTGGACCAGGTCCGCGAGATGATAGAGCTGCCCCTGAGGCACCCGGAGCTGTTCAAGAAGATCGGTATCCAGCCGCCGAAGGGAGTTCTCCTGTACGGCCCGCCCGGAACGGGAAAGACCCTGATCGCAAAGGCGGTCGCGAACGAGGTGGATGCCAACTTCATTACGCTCTCCGGCCCGGAGATCATGAGCAAGTACTACGGCGAGAGTGAAGGCAAACTGAGGGAGGTCTTCGAGCAGGCCGAGGAGAACGCCCCGACGATTATATTCATCGACGAGATCGATTCGATCGCTCCCAAGAGGGAGGAGACGAAGGGCGAGGTCGAACAGAGGATCGTCGCACAGTTGCTGGCACTGATGGACGGCCTGAAGGGACGCGGAGAGGTCATTGTAATCGCGGCCACGAACCTCCCGGACAATATCGACCCGGCCTTAAGGAGGGGCGGAAGGTTCGACCGCGAGATCGAGATCGGAATCCCGGACAGGAAGGGACGCCTCGAGATCTTCCAGGTCCATACGAGGGGAGTGCCTCTCGACCTCGACGAGATCGTCATCACGACGGACGAGAGCGAAGAGCTCGGGAAGACTTTTACCGAACTCGGTGAAGAGGAAGGCAAGAAGTACGAAAACGAGATCAAGCGCAGGAAGTTCCTCGAACCGTTCGCTGCAAGAACTCACGGGTTCGTTGGAGCGGATATCTCGCTCCTTGTCAAGGAGGCTGCGATGCATGCCCTGCGGAGGGAGCTGAAGAATATCAAGTCGCTCGACGACATCCCGCCGGAGATCATCGAAAAGATCAAGGTGACAATCGACGACTTCGAGGAGGCCCTAAAGCATGTCGAACCGTCGGCGATGCGTGAGGTTCTCGTCGAGGTTCCGAATATCTCGTGGGAGGATATCGGGGGACTCGAGGATGTCAAGGAGGAGCTTATGGAGGCAGTCGAATGGCCGCTGAAGTACCCGGACATATTCACGAAGCTCAAGACATCTCCGCCGAGCGGAATCCTGCTCTTCGGACCGCCGGGAACGGGTAAGACCCTGCTGGCGAAGGCCGTGGCGAACAAGTCGGAGGTCAACTTCATATCCGTGAAGGGGCCGGAGCTCCTGTCCAAGTGGGTGGGAGAGTCGGAGAAGGGTATCAGGAACATCTTCCGCCGTGCGAGACAGGCGGCTCCGTCGATTATATTCTTCGACGAGATCGACGCCCTGCTCCCGAAGAGGGGATCGTTCGAGGGATCTTCGCACGTGACCGAGAGTGTCGTGAGCCAGATCCTGACCGAACTTGACGGTCTCGAGGAGCTTAAGAATGTCATCGTCCTCGGTGCGACGAACAGGCCGGACCTGCTCGACGATGCGCTGATGAGACCGGGAAGGCTTGACCGTGCGATCTATGTGCCTCCGCCGGATGCGGAAGCGAGGAAGAAGATCTTCGAAGTGTACCTGAAGGATTCGGAGTCGGTGATCTCGAAGGATATCGATCTCGACGAGCTTGTCAAAAAGACCGAAGGCTACGTGGGCGCCGATATCGAGATGCTGGTTCGCGAGGCGAAGCTTGCCTCGATGAGGGATTTCATCCTGAAAACCGCAGGTATGAGCGACGAGGAACGCGAGAGGGCGCTTTCGAACGTGATGGTCACGAAAGACCAGATCTTCGAAGCGATGAGAAAGGTCCGCGGGACCCTGGACAGGACGACTATCGAGGAGTACGATAAGAAGTCATGGCCGATTCTCTTCCACGGCGACGAGAGGGACATCCTTGAAAAGGCGGCGACGCTGGTGAAGAGAGCTTCTTACGGCGTCCTGAGCGAAGAGATCGACAGGAAATCCGAAGAGCTGAAGAGAGAAACCTACAAACCGAAGAAGGATTTAAAGAAGGTTAAAGAATTATCAGAAGAGCTTGAAAAACTGATGAGCGAACAACAGTAA